AAGATGCCGATGGCCAGCATGGCGTTGATCACCGACGGCCCCAGGATCGACGTGATCAGAATCGCCGTCAGCACCGCCGGGAACCCGAAGAGAAGGTCGGAAAAGCGCATGATGGACTCATCCGCCCACCGCCCGTAGTAGGCCGACACGAGCCCCAGCATAATCCCCAGGCTGAGGCCGATGGTCACGGTGACCAGCCCCACGATAATCGAATTGACCGCCCCCACCATCACCCGCGACAGAATGTCCCGGCCGTACTGATCGGTCCCCAGAGGATGCGATATGCTGGGGGCCTCCAAGCGGTGGCGGGCGTTCATGGCATTGGGTTTGTAGGGCGTCCAGACGAAGCTGATCACGGCCATGGCGATCACCACGAAGGAAAGGACGAACCCCAGCGAAAAATTCAGATTGGAAAAATAGCGTTTCATCAAATCAGCCTAACACTCATCGACCCCCGGCAGAACGGGGGCATTGCGTATCACTTGGTAGCTTTTGGGCGCTGGGTAACGGAAAACCGGGTTGAAACTTCGCGAAACGGCCGTTACCCCCTTGTTGCGCGGGGGGTTGACGACGGCTTCCTGAAAAAATATACGCGTTTTGCTGTCATTTGAACTCGTAAGGAACTAGGCGGCCGCATTTTCCTTCGCCGCCGATTTTACTCCAGCCGGATGCGCGGATCGATGGACGCATAGGTCATGTCCACCAGAAAGTTGACGATAATCACCGCCGCCGCCATGAACAGGACGATCTCCCGCACCACGGGCAAGTCCCGCTG
This genomic interval from Deltaproteobacteria bacterium contains the following:
- a CDS encoding ABC transporter permease codes for the protein MKRYFSNLNFSLGFVLSFVVIAMAVISFVWTPYKPNAMNARHRLEAPSISHPLGTDQYGRDILSRVMVGAVNSIIVGLVTVTIGLSLGIMLGLVSAYYGRWADESIMRFSDLLFGFPAVLTAILITSILGPSVINAMLAIGIFYIPVFARLTRAVSMTLWEREFVAAARASGVSEGGIILRHIMPNILSPLIIQGTIQFAVAILAEAGLSYLGLGTQPPDASWGRMLYEAQTFMDLSPWMAIFPGVAIAWAVLGFNLLGDGLRDTLDPKMVRVR